A genomic stretch from Enterobacter dykesii includes:
- a CDS encoding PTS fructose transporter subunit EIIC — translation MKELVHILKNTRQHLMTGVSHMIPFVVAGGILLAVSVMLYGKGAVPDAATDPNLKKLFDIGVAGLTLMVPFLAAYIGYSIAERAALAPCAIAAWVGNSFGAGFFGAIIAGILGGIVVWYLKKLPVPKVLRSVMPIFIIPIIGTFVTAGIMMWGLGEPVGALTTGLTQWLQGMQQGSIVVLAVIMGLMLAFDMGGPINKVAYAFMLICVAQGVYTVVAIAAVGICVPPLGLGLATLINRKNFTAEEREAGKAALVMGCVGVTEGAIPFAAADPLRVIPSIMLGSACGAVTAAVMGAQCYAGWGGLIVLPVVEGKLGYIAAVALGAVVTAISVNVLKSIARKNAKQVEEKEDDLDLDFEIN, via the coding sequence ATGAAAGAGTTGGTGCATATTCTCAAGAACACGCGGCAGCATCTGATGACTGGGGTGTCGCACATGATCCCGTTCGTGGTCGCGGGCGGTATTTTGCTGGCGGTGTCGGTCATGCTGTACGGCAAGGGCGCGGTACCTGATGCCGCAACCGATCCCAACCTCAAAAAGCTATTTGATATCGGCGTGGCGGGGTTAACGCTGATGGTGCCTTTCCTGGCCGCCTATATTGGCTATTCCATTGCCGAGCGCGCCGCGCTTGCTCCCTGCGCTATTGCCGCGTGGGTCGGTAACAGCTTCGGTGCGGGTTTCTTCGGCGCCATTATTGCCGGGATCCTCGGCGGGATTGTGGTCTGGTATCTGAAAAAACTGCCGGTCCCGAAAGTCCTGCGCTCCGTCATGCCTATCTTCATCATCCCTATCATCGGCACCTTTGTTACCGCGGGCATCATGATGTGGGGTCTGGGCGAACCTGTTGGTGCGTTGACGACGGGCTTAACCCAGTGGCTGCAAGGGATGCAGCAGGGCAGCATCGTCGTGCTGGCCGTCATCATGGGGTTGATGCTGGCCTTCGACATGGGCGGCCCGATTAATAAAGTCGCCTACGCCTTCATGCTGATCTGCGTTGCTCAGGGCGTCTACACCGTGGTGGCGATTGCGGCAGTCGGTATTTGTGTGCCACCGCTGGGATTAGGCCTGGCGACGCTGATTAACCGCAAAAACTTTACCGCTGAAGAGCGCGAAGCGGGCAAGGCTGCATTAGTGATGGGCTGCGTGGGAGTTACCGAAGGGGCCATTCCGTTCGCCGCTGCCGATCCTCTGCGTGTCATTCCCTCCATCATGCTGGGCTCGGCGTGTGGCGCAGTGACGGCTGCCGTGATGGGTGCGCAATGTTATGCGGGATGGGGCGGGCTTATCGTTCTCCCTGTGGTGGAAGGCAAACTGGGCTACATCGCTGCGGTCGCCCTAGGGGCTGTAGTCACGGCCATTAGCGTCAACGTGCTGAAGAGTATTGCCCGCAAGAATGCAAAACAGGTCGAGGAAAAAGAGGACGACCTGGATCTGGATTTCGAAATTAACTGA
- a CDS encoding PTS fructose-like transporter subunit IIB gives MARIIAVTACPSGVAHTYMAAEALESAAKAKGWEVKVETQGSIGLENELNAEDIAAADMVILTKDIGIKFEERFTGKTIVRVNISDAVKRADAIMNKIDAHLAQTA, from the coding sequence ATGGCCCGAATTATCGCAGTAACAGCATGCCCGTCAGGCGTTGCCCATACCTACATGGCGGCCGAAGCGCTGGAAAGCGCCGCTAAAGCCAAAGGCTGGGAAGTGAAGGTTGAAACGCAGGGGTCCATTGGTCTTGAGAACGAACTGAATGCTGAGGATATCGCCGCAGCGGATATGGTGATCCTGACCAAAGATATTGGCATTAAGTTCGAAGAACGTTTTACCGGGAAAACCATCGTGCGCGTCAATATCAGCGACGCGGTTAAACGTGCCGACGCCATCATGAACAAAATTGATGCCCACCTGGCGCAAACCGCCTGA
- the ptsP gene encoding phosphoenolpyruvate--protein phosphotransferase gives MALVVEFTCALPNGVHARPASHVETLCNTFISQIEWHNLRTDRKGNAKSALALIGTDTLAGDACRLVIHGEDEQSAHQRLEQWLREEFPHCDAPLAEAINIERDPLPESLVRLNPTLFRALPVCSGSVRGVLTLLTSLDLNALTDLPDAKNVEDEQSALDNGLTLLVKNIELRALDSDSTACAILEAHRSLATDTSLRQHLLAGVSQGLSCAQAIIATANHFCDAFSRSSSSYLQERVLDVRDVCYQLLQQIYGEQRFPAPGQLTQPSVCLADDLTPGQFLELDKTLLKGLLLKSGGTTSHTVILARSFNIPTLVGVDSESLLQWRNKPVFIDGNAGAVVVNASDAVARYYRQEARVQQALREQQGIWLDREARTADGLRIEIAANIAHAVEAQAAFTNGAEGVGLFRTEMLYMDRSSAPGENELYNIFCQALESANGRSIIVRTMDIGGDKPVAYLNIPAENNPFLGYRAVRIYEEYAALFTTQLRAILRASAHGSLKIMIPMISSMEEILWVKEKLAEAKQQLRAEHIPFDEKIPLGIMLEVPSVMFIIDQCCEEIDFFSIGSNDLTQYLLAVDRDNAKVTRHYNSLNPAFLRALDYAVQAVHRQGKWVGLCGELGAKGSVLPLLVGLGLDELSMGSPAIPATKARLAQLDSRACRQLLNQAMACRTSLEVEHLLAQFRMNQQDTPLVTPRCISLDNDWNSKEEVMKGMTDNLLLAGRCRYPRKLEADLWAREAVFSTGLGFSFAIPHSKSEHIEQSTISVARLRSPVMWGDEEAQFIIMLTLNKHAAGDQHMRIFSRLARRIMHDDFRNALVNASSGEAIASLLQHELEL, from the coding sequence ATGGCTCTGGTAGTGGAATTTACCTGTGCATTGCCCAACGGTGTTCACGCGCGTCCGGCAAGTCATGTGGAGACGCTGTGCAATACGTTTATCTCGCAAATCGAATGGCACAACCTGCGCACAGACCGTAAAGGGAACGCCAAGAGCGCACTGGCACTTATTGGTACCGATACGCTGGCAGGCGACGCCTGTCGCCTGGTGATCCACGGTGAAGATGAGCAGAGCGCCCATCAACGACTGGAACAATGGCTCCGGGAAGAGTTTCCACACTGTGATGCGCCGCTCGCAGAAGCCATCAATATTGAACGCGATCCGCTGCCAGAATCCCTCGTGCGCCTCAATCCAACGCTTTTCCGCGCCCTGCCCGTTTGCAGCGGTAGCGTCCGGGGCGTGTTGACCTTGCTGACCTCGCTGGATCTTAATGCACTGACGGATTTACCCGACGCGAAAAACGTGGAAGATGAACAGTCAGCGCTGGATAACGGCCTCACCCTGCTGGTGAAAAACATTGAGCTGCGCGCGCTGGACAGCGACAGCACCGCCTGCGCCATTCTTGAGGCACATCGTTCGCTGGCAACGGATACCTCTTTGCGCCAGCATCTTCTTGCGGGCGTGAGCCAGGGGCTAAGCTGCGCGCAAGCGATAATCGCCACAGCCAACCATTTCTGCGATGCGTTCTCTCGCTCCAGCAGCAGCTACTTACAGGAACGTGTGCTGGATGTGCGCGATGTTTGCTATCAACTCTTGCAACAAATTTATGGTGAACAACGCTTCCCGGCACCTGGACAGCTCACTCAGCCGAGCGTCTGCCTTGCCGACGACCTCACACCCGGCCAGTTCCTGGAACTTGATAAAACCCTACTCAAAGGGCTGCTGCTAAAAAGCGGCGGAACAACCTCGCACACCGTTATTCTTGCACGTTCCTTTAATATTCCGACGCTGGTGGGCGTTGACAGCGAAAGCCTGCTGCAGTGGCGCAATAAACCCGTATTTATCGATGGCAATGCCGGTGCGGTCGTGGTCAACGCCAGCGATGCGGTAGCGCGCTACTACCGACAGGAAGCACGGGTACAACAGGCACTACGCGAGCAGCAGGGCATCTGGCTTGACCGGGAAGCCAGAACCGCCGACGGCCTGCGCATTGAGATCGCCGCGAACATCGCCCACGCGGTGGAAGCGCAGGCAGCATTTACGAATGGCGCCGAGGGCGTTGGCCTGTTTCGCACCGAAATGCTGTATATGGACCGCAGCAGCGCGCCCGGTGAAAACGAGCTGTACAATATTTTCTGTCAGGCGCTGGAAAGCGCAAACGGGCGCAGCATTATCGTGCGCACCATGGATATCGGCGGCGATAAACCGGTGGCGTACCTGAATATCCCGGCCGAAAATAACCCGTTTCTCGGCTACCGCGCCGTCCGCATTTACGAAGAGTATGCAGCGCTTTTCACCACCCAGCTTCGGGCGATCCTGCGCGCCTCTGCTCACGGCAGCCTGAAGATCATGATCCCGATGATCTCTTCTATGGAAGAGATCCTGTGGGTGAAAGAGAAACTTGCCGAAGCGAAACAGCAGCTCCGGGCTGAACATATTCCGTTTGATGAGAAAATCCCGCTCGGCATCATGCTGGAAGTCCCTTCGGTGATGTTCATCATCGATCAGTGCTGCGAAGAGATTGATTTCTTTAGCATCGGTAGTAATGACCTGACGCAGTATCTGCTGGCCGTTGACCGCGACAACGCCAAAGTCACACGCCATTACAACAGCCTGAACCCGGCCTTCCTGAGGGCGCTGGATTATGCAGTACAGGCCGTCCATCGCCAGGGGAAATGGGTTGGCCTGTGCGGCGAGCTGGGCGCAAAAGGTTCAGTGCTGCCATTGCTGGTGGGCCTGGGCCTGGACGAGCTGAGCATGGGGTCGCCCGCCATTCCGGCAACCAAGGCGCGTCTGGCACAGCTTGATAGCCGCGCCTGCCGCCAGTTGCTGAATCAGGCCATGGCGTGTCGCACTTCGCTTGAAGTGGAACACCTGCTGGCGCAGTTCCGCATGAATCAGCAGGACACACCGCTGGTGACGCCACGATGTATTTCGCTGGATAACGACTGGAACAGTAAAGAAGAGGTCATGAAAGGGATGACCGATAACCTGCTGCTCGCCGGACGTTGCCGCTACCCCCGCAAGCTGGAGGCCGATCTGTGGGCGCGCGAAGCCGTTTTCTCCACCGGGCTTGGCTTCAGCTTCGCCATTCCGCACAGCAAGTCTGAGCATATTGAGCAATCCACCATCAGCGTTGCACGCCTGAGAAGCCCCGTCATGTGGGGAGATGAAGAAGCACAATTCATCATCATGCTGACGCTGAACAAACACGCCGCGGGCGACCAGCACATGCGTATTTTCTCCCGCCTGGCCCGCCGCATCATGCATGACGATTTCCGCAACGCGCTGGTTAACGCCAGCTCCGGGGAGGCGATTGCTTCCCTGCTACAACACGAATTAGAACTGTAA